The Neobacillus sp. OS1-2 genome includes a window with the following:
- a CDS encoding H-type small acid-soluble spore protein yields MNIGRAKEIVESAEVINVSYEGAPVIIQHVDETTKMARIYARKDPDHEQEVPVLNLIEE; encoded by the coding sequence GGAAATCGTCGAATCCGCAGAGGTTATTAATGTGTCGTATGAAGGGGCCCCTGTCATTATTCAACACGTGGATGAAACGACAAAAATGGCACGGATATATGCAAGGAAGGACCCGGACCATGAACAAGAAGTTCCCGTCCTAAATTTAATTGAAGAATAA